Proteins encoded by one window of Torulaspora delbrueckii CBS 1146 chromosome 2, complete genome:
- the TUL1 gene encoding ubiquitin-protein ligase TUL1 (similar to Saccharomyces cerevisiae TUL1 (YKL034W); ancestral locus Anc_2.545) produces MEIDGNTLIFIIIVLFLFFSSPGGDGVSSQYEFNQLQELRTQWNVEYKSFQGMNYNENFQNITGLKLAYQDIIDDESVNATYPLPSKDYSHWSQDQKYAILPDEVISQVKNNVWTQENADKPDLFPPNITGTLRGHIELVSNDKYSKLPMPIQRFYDPPSEFSDVSPHLGDRYLGDEWPPFSELHNVTFDNGELSVQVSHVDRVYDRLKGNQQTYFNSQTDRWKFLNLRLDFSDKTEHEKHSLLTDAVYDVQHGRILAMTQSAKFHSLFAFPHYMNLENAIESEDTFNSLKKLINEYWNASNFVDTLTMNDLQDWYDSAVYKCEYVAFIQLEPWNEYTPDQLKMIDDELNWPLGRPANLSSVPLINLQSGLLYSPDCGIQLKFNNIKGKRYEIQMRSIRAHLLFGIGLFVTQIYLLLCQMHHTNTPSSVSKLSFYSLSMINLVDGSLATLYFIAASILPELYLPLVISSFACFILASIFETRYLILVYASQFNERNVGLLTLLRRSNNDNNDGTNTEAANTVIPDEASISGTLYGRFFFMLISFTLLTLSSTSWPRKIRMIFEYVTIFVLNSYWLPQIFRNAIKGTLPRRSRLRSEALGIQRQNKMPLLWKFIIGTTIIRTLPVVYVFTYSSNVFRHHKDVRFVVVLCLYLLFQIAVLYSQDILGSRWFLPKLAIPEGYSYHKPMSAQELMEHGSSVDHTVDCAICMSEVPVYVEDVPETHKVDLQTYMTTPCGHVFHTQCLENWMSYKLQCPVCRSPLPPL; encoded by the coding sequence ATGGAGATCGATGGTAATACTCTGATATTTATTATCATTGTTCTTTTCCTGTTTTTCTCGAGCCCCGGTGGCGATGGAGTTTCTTCACAGTACGAGTTCAATCAGTTACAGGAATTAAGAACTCAGTGGAATGTCGAGTataaatcttttcaaggtATGAACTATAatgaaaactttcaaaatatcacGGGCCTAAAACTAGCATATCAGGATATTATAGACGACGAGAGCGTGAATGCCACGTACCCTCTTCCCTCAAAGGATTATTCACATTGGTCTCAAGATCAGAAATACGCCATTCTGCCTGATGAGGTGATATCCCAAGTTAAAAATAATGTATGGACTCAAGAAAATGCTGATAAACCAGATCTTTTCCCGCCAAATATCACAGGAACTTTACGTGGTCATATTGAGTTGGTATCAAATGATAAGTACTCCAAACTGCCAATGCCAATACAAAGATTCTACGACCCGCCGTCAGAATTCTCCGATGTTAGTCCACATCTTGGAGATCGATATCTGGGGGATGAATGGCCACCTTTTAGCGAATTGCATAATGTTACTTTTGATAATGGTGAACTCAGTGTTCAGGTGTCGCACGTGGATAGGGTTTACGATCGACTAAAGGGCAACCAACAGACGTATTTTAACTCTCAAACGGATAGGTGGAAATTTTTAAATTTGAGGCTGGATTTCTCAGATAAGACAGAACATGAAAAGCATTCCCTTTTGACTGATGCGGTTTATGATGTGCAACATGGGCGGATTCTAGCTATGACTCAAAGTGCcaaatttcattctcttTTTGCATTCCCCCATTATATGAATCTGGAAAATGCCATCGAAAGTGAGGATACATTTaattcattgaaaaagttgataaACGAATACTGGAATGCCTCGAATTTCGTTGATACTTTAACTATGAACGACCTTCAGGACTGGTATGATAGTGCTGTTTACAAATGTGAATACGTCGCGTTCATTCAACTAGAGCCTTGGAATGAATATACGCCAGACCAACTGAAAATGATTGACGACGAGCTAAATTGGCCTCTCGGGAGACCCGCAAATCTCTCCTCAGTACCTCTAATCAACTTGCAATCTGGTCTACTATATTCACCAGATTGTGGTATCCAGCTGAAATTTAATAATATCAAGGGCAAGAGATACGAGATACAGATGAGATCGATAAGAGCTCATCTTTTATTTGGAATCGGTCTTTTTGTCACCCAAATTTATCTACTTTTATGCCAGATGCACCATACTAATACCCCCTCTAGTGTAAGCAAACTTTCATTCTACTCTCTTTCCATGATCAATTTGGTAGATGGTTCGTTGGCTACGCTTTATTTCATCGCGGCAAGTATATTACCAGAACTCTATCTGCCATTAGTGATAAGTTCTTTTGCTTGCTTTATTCTGGCATCTATATTTGAGACCCGGTACCTTATATTGGTCTATGCATCGCAATTCAATGAGCGTAACGTCGGTTTATTGACACTTTTAAGACGCAGTAACAATGATAATAATGACGGAACAAATACCGAAGCAGCAAACACCGTGATACCTGATGAAGCGTCCATTAGCGGGACACTATATGGTAGGTTTTTCTTCATGCTTATCTCATTTACGTTGCTTACGTTGAGCTCGACTTCCTGGCCGCGCAAGATAAGAATGATCTTTGAGTATGTGACTATATTCGTGCTTAATTCCTACTGGCTACCGCAGATCTTTAGAAATGCGATTAAGGGAACTCTTCCTAGGAGGAGTAGACTAAGAAGTGAAGCACTCGGTATACAGAGACAGAATAAAATGCCGCTACTATGGAAATTTATTATCGGTACCACAATCATCCGGACACTTCCAGTAGTGTATGTCTTCACTTACTCTTCTAACGTCTTCAGACATCATAAGGATGTTAGATTTGTTGTTGTCTTGTGTCTGTATCTGCTGTTTCAGATTGCTGTCCTTTACTCTCAGGATATACTGGGCTCCCGTTGGTTCTTACCAAAGCTTGCAATCCCAGAAGGCTACTCATACCATAAGCCCATGTCCGCTCAAGAACTCATGGAACATGGAAGTTCTGTTGACCACACAGTGGATTGTGCTATTTGTATGTCTGAAGTGCCAGTTTATGTCGAGGATGTGCCTGAGACGCACAAGGTCGACCTACAGACCTATATGACGACGCCTTGTGGCCATGTCTTCCATACACAGTGTCTCGAGAATTGGATGAGTTACAAGCTACAGTGTCCCGTCTGCAGATCTCCACTACCGCCATTATAA
- the OTU2 gene encoding deubiquitinase OTU2 (similar to Saccharomyces cerevisiae OTU2 (YHL013C); ancestral locus Anc_2.548), translating to MDELLARHRKEAKDLQNRITGMKKQATKSTRKEVNSKCQKLQDDLKIRHEQEIKELEGFVDEAQTDEVTPEKLLEQLEISEPQQTTQEVTPTPKKGRRNRQKEKLAKREAEIERMKEEARLEASKQPDLKKIEQDAIDQLCEINRLKPYDIIPDGHCLFASILDQLKIRHDDSSHDIYKLRSLACNYIRQNQDDFVPYMFDEETMQLKDVVGYTEEMEKTAKWGGELEILALSKQFDCPISIMMSGRPKHVINESGTKPELKLVYYKHTYALGEHYNSLHSI from the coding sequence ATGGATGAATTACTGGCGAGACATAGAAAAGAGGCCAAGGACCTGCAGAATCGAATTACTGGTATGAAGAAACAGGCTACAAAGTCGACGAGGAAAGAAGTTAATTCAAAGTGTCAGAAGCTCCAAGATGATCTAAAAATACGTCATGAACAGGAGATCAAGGAACTGGAAGGATTTGTGGATGAAGCTCAAACTGATGAAGTGACTCCCGAGAAATTACttgaacaacttgaaaTCTCAGAGCCCCAACAAACTACGCAAGAGGTAACACCAACACCAAAGAAAGGGCGTCGTAATAGacagaaagagaaattggccaaaagAGAGGCAGAAATCGAGAGAATGAAGGAGGAGGCAAGACTAGAAGCTTCAAAACAACCagacttgaaaaaaattgaacaagatgcaattgatcaattaTGTGAAATAAACCGCCTAAAGCCATATGATATCATACCGGATGGTCATTGTCTATTTGCCTCTATATTGGATCAACTGAAGATTCGTCATGATGACTCAAGCCACGACATTTACAAGTTAAGATCTCTCGCGTGCAACTACATTCgtcaaaatcaagatgACTTTGTACCCTACATGTTCGATGAGGAGACAATGCAACTCAAGGATGTAGTGGGTTACactgaagaaatggaaaaaaCGGCAAAGTGGGGTGGTGAACTTGAGATTCTGGCGCTTTCGAAACAATTTGATTGCCCGATAAGCATAATGATGAGTGGAAGACCCAAGCACGTTATCAACGAATCCGGGACAAAACCAGAGTTAAAATTGGTTTATTACAAACACACTTACGCCCTAGGTGAGCATTACAATTCATTGCATAGTATATAG
- the IOC3 gene encoding Ioc3p (similar to Saccharomyces cerevisiae IOC3 (YFR013W) and ESC8 (YOL017W); ancestral locus Anc_1.373) → MSDTPESLNDPTKETSAVTSSGGVEEVNGSTSNDATTKGKKMGQLTFDDFEGIKHVDTPPDTSAHSMGLRRSKRIPQVKVNKEMQVLEAEEEAAAAERVRKQRAAQKAKARARQREKLAKEKVQTGEVKVENKSSGSAKVTGNPEFYEPPVINDNWTPNMPLLSTDFKTHHSVLSRLKNPNMRPVKYAGDVIKLMSFVNKFHLFFDPELLNLSFQDFEVGLDLYPGSATGTASGIFDSKTQRTLYYQDILPVKNVVAAQDKMNLLFCTLLKLTFSTSKSTEIQSKAQPQATMNQLKTSKKLFPTLVKQLRENARIWGYPREWRDNSLTNEDIATPQSRLFEDDDKGTPVDVKNPEILTTNIYSWSRREPVPFENDPLQNTDLDKRGILALDPDDRMICLRALTDWCGAQSPKIRTETYHLSHFKRDPTFGIQTYHAPRYLVEGADVTYEQFKKLCSVIQSRYEIRSKKKHVKKHLRNGRRPDLAMKLNLLKEIKATLSAAPKEEKDKTLVSLYDKWCKLFNGEILDNPLSDPFEDELYRLRQQEFFVGRVPHIGDFFLPRLQTYPSSPVVSTYLDLRNLQALFEDYANGTIDAYTLFENHGQSMSSQFKLFYRDTPSLLRDTIQGKATNSKNYWYEMCHDCQTLQEFLDFLDFKIVSGEAAQDSDTVQEQGKEIHVEDPAQVHSPVANGQSEVPSSETEKSKENGEKKASETTSTINKHPLPKEARFNAARNKLKCLKGFLSGMLPVLRVFEQLREEYSDMKPGKRVLRRSQRRGMNYDTGAVSEGDEVDDEYLEENDDDDNGMDESVEESDDDEEVEQEPDLKKARVERREARSTRKSSRRA, encoded by the coding sequence ATGTCTGATACTCCAGAGTCGCTAAATGATCCAACCAAGGAAACCTCAGCGGTTACTTCATCGggtggtgttgaagaagtgaatGGATCAACGAGTAATGATGCAACGACGAAGGGCAAAAAAATGGGGCAATTGACCTTTGACGATTTTGAAGGCATAAAGCATGTGGATACTCCACCTGATACTTCTGCTCATTCGATGGGGTTGCGTAGATCGAAACGTATACCTCAGGTGAAGGTTAATAAGGAGATGCAAGTATTGGAGGCggaggaagaagcagcTGCTGCTGAGAGAGTACGGAAGCAGAGAGCTGCTCAGAAGGCAAAGGCAAGGGCTAGGCAGAGGGAGAAACTGGCGAAGGAGAAAGTGCAGACAGGTGAAGTGAAGGTTGAAAATAAGAGTAGTGGATCTGCAAAAGTTACTGGAAATCCAGAATTTTACGAGCCTCCGGTGATTAATGACAACTGGACCCCAAATATGCCTCTATTGTCGACAGATTTTAAAACGCATCATAGCGTCCTGTCCAGGCTGAAGAACCCTAATATGAGACCGGTCAAGTATGCGGGTGATGTCATCAAGCTAATGTCATTTGTCAACAAATTTCATCTGTTTTTCGACCCTGAGCTATTGAATTTATCGTTCCAGGATTTTGAGGTGGGGTTGGACCTCTACCCGGGATCAGCTACAGGAACTGCATCTGGCATTTTCGACTCAAAGACCCAGCGCACCCTCTACTATCAGGACATTTTACCGGTGAAGAATGTAGTTGCCGCCCAGGATAAGATGAACCTTTTGTTTTGTACTCTACTAAAGCTGACTTTCAGTACAAGCAAATCGACAGAGATTCAGAGTAAAGCTCAACCACAGGCTACAATGAATCAACTAAAGACctcgaagaaacttttcCCGACATTGGTGAAACAATTACGTGAAAATGCTAGAATCTGGGGTTACCCAAGGGAATGGCGGGACAATTCTTTAACGAATGAAGACATCGCCACGCCTCAATCAAgactttttgaagatgatgacaaaGGTACTCCTGTAGATGTCAAAAATCCTGAGATACTGACGACCAACATCTACTCGTGGTCGCGTCGTGAGCCAGTACCCTTCGAGAACGATCCCTTACAGAATACCGATCTGGATAAAAGAGGCATTCTGGCACTGGATCCTGACGATCGTATGATTTGTCTCAGAGCGCTCACTGATTGGTGTGGTGCACAATCGCCAAAGATTCGTACCGAAACTTACCATTTGTCCCACTTCAAGAGGGATCCGACCTTTGGTATTCAAACCTATCACGCTCCAAGGTACTTAGTAGAAGGGGCTGATGTGACTTATGAGCAGTTCAAAAAGCTGTGCTCAGTAATTCAGTCGAGGTATGAGATTAGAagtaagaagaagcatGTCAAGAAGCATCTTAGAAACGGTAGACGCCCCGATTTGGCTATGAAActgaatttgttgaaagagataaAAGCCACGTTGAGTGCAGCGCCCAAGGAGGAGAAGGATAAGACCTTGGTGTCACTTTATGATAAATGGTGCAAGCTGTTCAATGGTGAGATTTTGGACAACCCCTTGAGTGATCCTTTTGAGGATGAGCTTTATAGATTGAGGCAGCAAGAGTTCTTCGTTGGAAGAGTTCCTCATATTGGAGATTTTTTCCTTCCCCGATTGCAGACATACCCATCCTCACCAGTCGTTAGCACATACCTCGATTTGAGAAACCTACAAGCTCTATTTGAAGACTACGCAAATGGAACTATTGATGCATACACACTGTTCGAAAATCATGGCCAAAGCATGAGCTCGCAATTTAAGCTATTTTATCGTGATACACCCTCCCTATTGCGCGATACGATCCAAGGGAAGGCTACTAACTCAAAGAATTATTGGTATGAAATGTGCCACGATTGTCAGACGTTGCAAGAGTTCTTGGACTTTTTAGACTTTAAAATTGTTTCTGGAGAAGCTGCCCAGGATTCCGATACCGTGCAAGAGCAAGGGAAAGAGATACATGTTGAAGACCCAGCTCAAGTCCATTCGCCAGTTGCCAACGGTCAAAGCGAAGTACCATCATCGGAAACCGAGAAGTCCAAggaaaatggtgaaaagaaAGCCAGTGAGACGACATCGACGATAAATAAGCATCCCTTGCCAAAGGAAGCAAGATTTAATGCAGCAAGAAATAAGCTGAAATGTTTGAAAGGGTTCTTAAGTGGAATGCTACCTGTTTTACGTGTTTTCGAGCAATTAAGGGAAGAGTATAGTGACATGAAACCTGGTAAGCGCGTCCTGAGAAGGTCTCAACGGCGTGGTATGAACTACGACACTGGTGCAGTTAGTGAGGgagatgaagttgatgatGAGTATTTAGAggaaaatgatgatgacgataaTGGAATGGATGAGTccgttgaagaaagtgatgacgatgaagaggtAGAGCAAGAGCctgatttgaaaaaggcTCGCGTGGAAAGAAGAGAGGCGAGATCTACACGTAAAAGCAGTAGACGAGCCTAG
- the RGT1 gene encoding Rgt1p (similar to Saccharomyces cerevisiae RGT1 (YKL038W); ancestral locus Anc_2.547), with the protein MSKALGEAQSSGDMAKSSRTSSSGSARNEESNSPPGSVSKKRTKASRACDQCRKRKIKCDFSEEKGICTSCSKNADRCAFDRVPLKRGPSKGYVRGHSRTRSVTSQQDGTDVPSPPSRSNSVLLPPLAQYLPQPGAKSATAATAAPTTTVNASMGQQQFWKVPYHEFPNQRRGSIDSLQSDLSVGKGVSEQLLYTTPTGSQNLQSANPATGNNDFANGYWSFIRNSNSVVAPEEFAEIRRKSGSFPPLLRHPSNASISQQQQQQQQQPSANTLYPYSQFTQQQPPQGKTSMSSFGQFGSNGFESRNGSIASEGMSPSAPGIYQSGPMTQSTSNNPKAVTTTAPSQPLDRADSVSSGTPSKNSKRRKRNISQRRGQRADSNVSMTSENSSIRPPSCESSYGKPTIIYGQISDVNLIDTYYEFIHVGFPIIPLNKKTLTNEILLINTQPISTIHEINNYVILWFRNALELLVRISLKKRYNQFFEAPRNDNENNEFENSGDNTKKRESNENDDFLENKALFISALNECLQKNVDIHPKFRENRQEISPKIEIIYLSTFILLNYILAFVGYDNSFVLGMSVTIFKEFKVFEQFIWGDIQDQYDEMSIAFKRLYFSLVIFDSLQSCCYGGAKLLNVPIQGATEKLFKRDPENSKWDIDEDPFEIKCILQTLKLGELITDFVSNRRSVCDVTGQKLLWEPNECFNFMQQSNVDEPLTTVQIFHDFLLIKNEFTNKLLSIQDSQRSPLDLCMSLTNSLCTLISLTLRILTLIMKLNPTNRIDYNYRPTAPTGNEPVSKNSTGSIQQTKLAINRNGSDFYQKLLGLQQNKESGYSEILKGVISPYSIAILHEIRNTNELLQQMPTSLIGIVMTIPANPEREDQAKSQELVVKLSNSMNEVVQITSLLNLIKPVKMCEQDASTMSSWRYLADKDDTLSIMQRLYKYRTQQTQIQPQDNKDATTKAQPTALDNLTEVGWKLLDDKELGWF; encoded by the coding sequence ATGAGCAAGGCTTTGGGTGAGGCTCAGTCCAGTGGAGATATGGCAAAGAGTAGTAGAACTAGTTCTAGTGGGTCCGCGAGGAACGAAGAGAGCAACAGTCCACCTGGTAGTGTGAGTAAGAAAAGAACAAAGGCCTCCAGGGCGTGTGATCAATGTAGGAAACGAAAAATTAAATGTGATTTCAGTGAAGAGAAGGGGATCTGTACTAGTTGTTCTAAAAATGCAGATAGGTGTGCATTTGATAGGGTACCTCTTAAAAGAGGACCTTCGAAAGGATATGTTAGGGGCCATTCGCGAACAAGATCTGTCACCAGTCAGCAGGATGGCACAGATGTGCCATCTCCTCCTTCGAGGTCTAATTCTGTGCTTTTACCGCCTTTGGCTCAGTATCTACCCCAGCCTGGAGCGAAAAGTGCGACAGCAGCTACCGCTGCTCCAACCACGACAGTAAATGCAAGTATGGGCCAGCAGCAGTTTTGGAAAGTACCGTATCATGAGTTTCCTAATCAGAGACGAGGCTCCATcgattctttgcaaagtgaTCTGTCTGTTGGGAAAGGAGTGAGCGAACAGTTGTTGTATACCACGCCCACTGGTTCACAAAATCTGCAATCTGCAAATCCAGCCACTGGCAATAatgattttgcaaatggCTATTGGTCGTTCATACGAAACTCAAACTCAGTAGTAGCACCAGAAGAGTTTGCAGAGATTAGAAGAAAATCGGGTTCTTTCCCCCCGCTATTGAGACACCCATCAAATGCAAGTATATcacaacagcagcagcagcagcagcagcagccgTCTGCTAATACGCTATATCCATATTCTCAGTTTACACAACAGCAACCACCACAGGGCAAGACATCCATGTCATCTTTTGGACAGTTCGGCTCCAATGGGTTTGAATCCAGAAACGGATCTATCGCCAGTGAAGGTATGTCGCCCAGTGCACCAGGGATATATCAGAGTGGTCCAATGACGCAATCAACCAGCAATAATCCAAAAGCAGTTACTACAACAGCACCCTCACAGCCATTAGACAGAGCTGATAGTGTGAGTAGTGGAACTCCTAgcaagaattcaaagaggCGAAAGAGGAATATTTCGCAAAGACGTGGCCAAAGAGCAGATAGTAATGTTTCGATGACTTCGGAAAACTCCTCAATACGACCTCCATCATGTGAAAGTAGTTATGGAAAACCGACAATCATTTATGGACAAATCTCTGACGTCAACCTGATAGACACGTACTATGAATTCATTCATGTTGGTTTCCCAATCATCCCATTGAATAAAAAGACTTTGACCAATGAGATTCTACTAATAAACACACAACCAATCTCTACGATCCATGAGATTAACAATTACGTGATTTTGTGGTTCAGAAACGCGTTGGAGCTACTCGTTCGCATCTCACTCAAGAAAAGGTATAACCAGTTTTTTGAAGCTCCTCGTAACGACAATGAGAataatgaatttgaaaactCAGGCGATAATACGAAAAAGCGTGAAAGTAATGAGAATGATGACTTTCTCGAAAACAAGGCTTTATTCATATCGGCATTGAATGAGTGTTTGCAAAAAAATGTCGATATTCATCCTAAGTTCAGAGAGAATAGGCAAGAAATTTCGCCAAAGATCGAAATAATTTACCTTTCCACTTTCATTTTATTGAACTATATTCTTGCATTTGTTGGTTATGATAACTCATTCGTCCTCGGGATGTCCGTTACCATCTTTAAAGAattcaaagtctttgaacAGTTCATATGGGGGGATATCCAGGACCAGTACGATGAAATGTCCATCGCTTTCAAGAGATTGTATTTCTCCCTCGTAATTTTTGATTCTTTACAAAGTTGCTGCTACGGTGGTGCTAAACTTCTGAACGTACCAATACAAGGTGCCACGGAGAAAttattcaaaagagatcCTGAGAATTCCAAATGGGATATCGATGAGGATCCATTCGAGATCAAGTGCATTTTACAAACTTTAAAACTGGGTGAACTCATTACTGATTTTGTTAGTAATAGGAGATCAGTCTGTGATGTAACCGGTCAGAAACTTCTTTGGGAACCAAACGAgtgcttcaatttcatgCAACAATCCAATGTCGATGAACCTCTAACGACAGTACAAATATTCCACGATTTTTTATTAATCAAAAATGAGTTTACGAACAAGCTTTTATCCATTCAGGACTCACAAAGATCACCGTTAGATCTTTGCATGTCACTTACCAACTCCCTATGCACTCTAATTTCACTGACGCTACGAATCTTAACGCTGATAATGAAACTCAACCCTACGAACCGAATAGACTACAATTATAGACCAACAGCTCCGACGGGGAATGAACCTGTGAGCAAAAATAGTACAGGATCCATTCAACAAACTAAACTAGCCATCAATCGCAACGGGAGCGATTTCTACCAGAAACTATTGGGTTTACAACAGAACAAAGAGAGTGGTTATTCCGAGATTCTCAAGGGTGTCATCTCGCCATACAGCATCGCGATCCTGCACGAGATCCGAAACACAAACGAACTGCTACAGCAGATGCCTACATCGCTTATCGGGATTGTGATGACCATTCCTGCAAACCCAGAGCGCGAAGATCAAGCAAAATCACAAGAACTTGTGGTGAAACTATCTAACTCGATGAACGAAGTAGTGCAAATCACAAGCCTATTGAATCTGATTAAACCAGTCAAGATGTGCGAGCAGGACGCGTCTACTATGTCTTCTTGGCGGTATCTTGCCGACAAAGATGACACACTGTCGATCATGCAAAGACTGTACAAATACAGAACGCAGCAAACACAAATACAGCCGCAAGACAATAAGGACGCAACTACAAAAGCCCAACCTACTGCTCTCGACAATCTCACCGAGGTCGGTTGGAAACTTCTAGACGACAAAGAACTCGGTTGGTTCTAA
- the TDEL0B06350 gene encoding UTP--glucose-1-phosphate uridylyltransferase (similar to Saccharomyces cerevisiae YHL012W and UGP1 (YKL035W); ancestral locus Anc_2.546), translating into MSFQKKHTKTHSTYAFESNTNSVAASQMRNALNKLADSVKDDEELRNRFENQLDSFFSLFRRYLVEKSSGNTLDWEKIKSPSAEEVIPYKSLSEHQPESVSSLSKLAVLKLNGGLGTSMGCVGPKSVIEVREGNTFLDLSVRQIEYLNRQYDSDVPLLLMNSFNTDKDTEHLIKKYSANRIRIRSFNQSRYPRVFKDSLLPVPTHYDDPLDSWYPPGHGDLFESLHASGELDALIAQGREILFVSNGDNLGATVDLKILNHMIDTGAEYIMELTDKTRADVKGGTLISYDGQVRLLEVAQVPKEHIDEFKNIRKFTNFNTNNLWINLKAVKRLVESTALQMEIIPNGKTIKRNGQEVNVLQLETACGAAIRHFEGAHGVVVPRSRFLPVKTCSDLLLVKSDLFYLEHGSLTIDPSRFGPNPLIKLGSDYKKVSGFNARIPHIPKIVELDHLTITGNVYLGKNVTLKGTVIIVCSDGHKIDIPNGSVLENVVITGNLQILEH; encoded by the coding sequence ATGTCATTTCAAAAGAAACACACCAAGACTCACTCTACGTATGCTTTCGAGAGTAATACGAACAGTGTAGCTGCTTCTCAGATGAGAAATGCCCTGAACAAGCTTGCAGACTCTGtaaaggatgatgaagagctgCGCAACAGGTTTGAGAACCAATTGGACTCCTTTTTCAGTCTATTTAGAAGGTACTTGGTCGAGAAATCGTCAGGTAACACTTTGGATTGggaaaagatcaagtcTCCTTCCGCTGAAGAAGTGATTCCTTACAAATCTTTGTCTGAACATCAACCAGAGAGTGTTAGCAGCCTGTCTAAGTTGGCTGTGTTAAAGCTGAACGGTGGTTTAGGTACATCTATGGGCTGTGTTGGGCCCAAATCTGTGATCGAGGTTAGAGAAGGTAACACGTTCTTAGATCTATCTGTGAGACAGATTGAGTATTTGAACAGACAGTATGATAGTGATGTTCCTttgctgttgatgaattctttcaacacaGACAAGGATACCGAAcatttgatcaaaaagtACTCTGCAAACAGAATCAGAATTAGATCTTTCAACCAATCGAGATACCCTCGTGTTTTTAAGGACTCGCTATTGCCAGTACCTACCCACTATGACGATCCATTGGATTCCTGGTATCCACCTGGTCATGGTGATCTTTTCGAGTCATTACATGCTTCTGGTGAACTGGATGCGTTGATCGCACAAGGCAGAGAGATCTTGTTTGTCTCCAACGGTGACAACTTGGGTGCTACTGTTGATCTAAAGATCCTGAACCACATGATTGACACTGGTGCTGAGTACATCATGGAATTGACTGACAAGACTAGAGCTGATGTGAAAGGTGGTACTTTGATCTCATATGATGGGCAAGTTCGTCTTTTGGAAGTGGCCCAGGTGCCAAAGGAACACATTGAtgaattcaagaacatcAGAAAATTCACAAATTTCAACACAAACAACTTATGGATTAACTTGAAAGCTGTGAAGAGACTGGTGGAATCCACTGCTTTGCAAATGGAGATCATTCCAAATGGTAAGACCATAAAGAGAAATGGCCAAGAGGTTAACGTTCTACAATTGGAGACTGCCTGTGGTGCCGCCATCAGACATTTCGAGGGTGCTCACGGTGTGGTCGTCCCAAGATCAAGGTTCTTGCCTGTCAAGACTTGCTCAGATCTGCTATTGGTTAAATCCGATCTATTCTACTTGGAGCACGGTTCTCTAACCATAGACCCCTCGAGATTCGGTCCAAACCCACTCATCAAATTAGGTTCTGACTACAAGAAGGTCTCTGGTTTCAATGCAAGGATACCTCACATTCCAAAGATCGTGGAATTGGACCATTTGACCATTACAGGTAATGTTTACTTGGGCAAGAATGTTACTTTGAAAGGTACCGTTATCATCGTTTGTTCCGACGGTCACAAGATCGACATCCCCAACGGGTCAGTTTTGGAGAACGTTGTCATCACTGGTAACTTACAAATCCTAGAACACTGA